From one Pseudobdellovibrionaceae bacterium genomic stretch:
- a CDS encoding response regulator has product MSATKRFTILIVEDEEALREFLVDTLLAENFQVLSADGGNTAWDLLQSHEVDLLVTDSAMPDGNGFQLISKLEKQGKSLPILVLSGYLSLDENSAKKRGATAYLRKPATADELVSAVMALLHSHAA; this is encoded by the coding sequence ATGTCCGCAACAAAAAGATTTACCATCTTAATCGTCGAAGACGAAGAGGCCCTGCGCGAGTTTTTGGTCGACACCCTTCTAGCCGAGAATTTCCAGGTTTTATCTGCAGACGGGGGAAACACGGCATGGGACCTTCTCCAATCCCACGAGGTTGACCTTCTTGTCACGGATTCGGCCATGCCCGATGGCAATGGCTTTCAACTCATCAGCAAGCTGGAAAAACAAGGCAAATCCCTGCCCATCCTTGTTTTATCAGGCTACCTCAGCTTGGACGAAAACAGTGCCAAAAAGCGTGGAGCCACTGCCTACCTGCGAAAACCGGCGACCGCCGACGAGCTCGTCTCTGCAGTCATGGCGCTCCTGCACTCACACGCCGCTTAA
- a CDS encoding aminotransferase class V-fold PLP-dependent enzyme: MNAVNWQDERRLYPAASAQTYLLTAAVGPISSPVMSSYQNHYQSLLQSGDIDWMENVEMLGHVRELTAQFINAHGAHEVAFGPNTSMAMNFLAMGFSSLLKSHGKKQKILSCREEFPSSTIPWLHHKYEVTQVPAKDLIQEAERGDYSMVVCSAVQFGTGYRQNLRKLGEVCRSRNVYFVVNATQALGAYPIDVQACGISAMTASCHKWMCCGYGLCVMYLSQELLKEFSSPIAGWLSMNDPLAMNNRQLDLKCEASVLEVGIPSFAIVGALGEHLKQLNRIGIENIAERILELSRYASEELSRYHEVASERTSSPSLNTCDSGILLLSTDKAGMLEEKLASRRIHVSVRQGGLRIATHFFNDHKDIDNLTDVLKEIH; encoded by the coding sequence ATGAACGCAGTCAATTGGCAAGATGAGCGCCGCCTGTACCCAGCCGCCTCAGCACAGACCTATTTGTTGACAGCTGCAGTTGGCCCGATTTCCTCACCCGTCATGTCCAGCTATCAGAACCACTATCAGTCCTTGCTGCAGTCGGGAGACATCGACTGGATGGAAAACGTGGAAATGCTGGGACACGTGCGCGAACTGACTGCCCAGTTTATCAATGCCCATGGAGCCCACGAAGTTGCCTTTGGACCCAACACGAGCATGGCGATGAATTTTTTGGCAATGGGCTTTTCATCCCTACTGAAAAGTCATGGAAAGAAACAAAAGATTTTATCCTGCCGGGAGGAATTTCCCTCTTCGACTATCCCATGGCTCCATCACAAATATGAAGTGACTCAGGTGCCCGCAAAGGACCTGATTCAAGAGGCGGAACGGGGAGACTACTCGATGGTCGTCTGCAGTGCTGTACAGTTTGGCACTGGCTACAGGCAAAACCTGAGAAAGCTTGGTGAGGTCTGTCGCTCCCGGAATGTTTACTTTGTTGTCAATGCCACTCAGGCTCTTGGCGCCTACCCGATTGATGTCCAGGCCTGTGGAATCTCGGCAATGACGGCTTCTTGCCACAAATGGATGTGCTGTGGATACGGCCTCTGTGTGATGTACCTGTCCCAGGAACTGCTTAAGGAGTTCTCGTCTCCCATCGCCGGGTGGTTGAGCATGAATGATCCTCTCGCTATGAATAATCGCCAATTGGATCTCAAATGTGAGGCCAGTGTTTTAGAAGTGGGAATTCCCAGCTTTGCAATTGTTGGCGCACTTGGGGAACACTTGAAACAGTTAAATCGAATTGGCATTGAAAACATTGCCGAAAGAATTCTTGAACTCTCCAGATACGCTTCAGAAGAACTAAGCCGTTACCATGAAGTCGCGAGTGAGCGCACTAGCTCACCAAGCCTGAATACATGTGACAGTGGAATACTTCTCCTCTCCACTGACAAGGCTGGTATGCTTGAGGAGAAGCTTGCCTCCCGTCGTATTCACGTTTCGGTGAGGCAAGGGGGACTGCGTATTGCCACGCACTTTTTTAATGACCATAAAGATATTGATAATCTGACAGATGTATTAAAGGAGATCCATTGA
- a CDS encoding branched-chain amino acid aminotransferase — protein sequence MKIEILGQCKSLIEQTSLPQDLGFGRFFSPVMIECHFRQGEWQMPRLKPYAPLQLDPATMVFHYGQSIFEGLKAYRSGSNLHLFRPWDHARRFIKSGQRLAMPALPEDMFMEALVEFCRMSAPLVPEDDQSTLYLRPFMFADQVGLGVRPADSYVFMIIGSPSGRYFADQSVRVMIERKLSRAASTGGTGAVKTAGNYASSLLSDRTAKQAGFHQTLWLDSAQTKYVEELTGMNIFFVKRGKLVTPKLNNSILAGITRDTLKVLAEDLGVSFSEEPVAIDEILSDIKSGTCEECFVCGTAAGITPVAMLGDLNGESFTFDHANGPTTQKMAKALFAAQRNQRPTPEGWIISI from the coding sequence TTGAAGATCGAGATTCTTGGCCAGTGCAAATCACTCATTGAGCAGACTTCACTTCCTCAGGATCTGGGGTTTGGACGTTTTTTTTCACCAGTGATGATTGAATGTCACTTTCGTCAGGGCGAGTGGCAGATGCCGCGATTGAAACCATACGCCCCCCTTCAGCTGGATCCGGCGACTATGGTGTTCCACTATGGTCAGAGTATTTTTGAAGGTCTTAAAGCATATCGCAGTGGATCCAATCTTCACCTCTTTCGACCCTGGGATCATGCGCGAAGGTTTATTAAGTCAGGGCAGCGGCTGGCCATGCCCGCCCTTCCTGAAGATATGTTTATGGAAGCTCTTGTCGAATTTTGCCGGATGTCGGCCCCTTTGGTTCCAGAGGATGACCAGTCGACACTCTACCTGCGACCTTTTATGTTTGCAGACCAGGTCGGCCTGGGCGTGCGGCCAGCGGACTCCTATGTCTTCATGATCATTGGCTCGCCTTCGGGTAGATACTTTGCCGACCAGTCAGTTCGTGTCATGATCGAACGAAAGCTGAGTCGTGCGGCATCGACCGGGGGAACCGGAGCGGTTAAGACAGCCGGAAATTACGCCTCAAGTTTACTCAGCGATCGCACGGCCAAGCAGGCGGGATTTCACCAAACCCTTTGGTTGGATTCCGCTCAAACCAAATACGTCGAAGAACTAACCGGGATGAATATCTTTTTTGTCAAACGCGGCAAGTTGGTTACCCCAAAACTAAACAACTCAATTCTGGCCGGAATCACACGGGACACACTAAAGGTTTTAGCCGAAGACTTGGGGGTTTCCTTTAGTGAGGAGCCTGTCGCCATCGACGAGATTCTATCTGATATCAAGTCTGGCACCTGTGAGGAGTGCTTTGTCTGTGGTACGGCCGCGGGTATTACTCCGGTAGCAATGTTGGGTGACTTAAATGGAGAGTCATTTACATTCGACCACGCCAATGGGCCGACCACCCAAAAAATGGCTAAAGCCCTATTTGCAGCGCAAAGGAACCAACGGCCAACGCCTGAAGGGTGGATCATTTCCATATGA
- a CDS encoding PIG-L family deacetylase, giving the protein MKSKKCDLVIVAHPDDETLFFGGLIQQSKRNPWEVICVTDGNADGFGDKRKRQFQRACRALGVRKNHWLGFPDIYEDRLNLSDLCLKLKSFKNVSRIFTHNILGEYGHPHHQDVSAAVHMAFAKTHQVFSTAYNAYPDRIIRLKPREYQVKTEILTRIYSSETRRFTHLLPATWAEGFVRVSIKEVEMLYDFMVTGKVPSQRHLKVFRWYRPYLIDGDLRMAPRPF; this is encoded by the coding sequence ATGAAAAGTAAAAAATGCGATTTAGTGATTGTTGCTCATCCTGACGACGAAACCTTGTTTTTTGGCGGGCTCATTCAACAGTCCAAAAGAAACCCTTGGGAAGTGATTTGCGTTACCGACGGCAATGCCGATGGCTTTGGCGACAAACGCAAGCGGCAATTCCAAAGGGCCTGTCGAGCCCTAGGCGTTCGAAAGAACCACTGGCTGGGATTCCCCGACATATACGAAGATCGCCTCAACCTGTCGGACCTCTGTCTAAAGCTCAAGTCCTTCAAGAATGTATCGCGAATTTTTACTCACAACATTCTTGGTGAATACGGTCACCCACATCACCAAGATGTATCTGCCGCAGTCCATATGGCCTTTGCCAAAACTCACCAGGTTTTTAGCACCGCCTATAACGCCTACCCGGACAGGATTATTCGGCTCAAGCCCAGGGAGTATCAGGTAAAGACCGAAATCCTCACCCGAATTTACAGCTCGGAGACAAGGCGATTTACTCACCTACTCCCCGCCACCTGGGCAGAGGGCTTTGTTCGCGTCTCAATTAAAGAAGTGGAAATGCTCTATGACTTTATGGTGACAGGAAAGGTTCCCTCTCAAAGACATCTAAAGGTCTTTCGCTGGTACCGGCCGTACCTGATCGACGGTGACCTGAGAATGGCGCCAAGGCCCTTCTGA